The following are encoded in a window of Halosolutus halophilus genomic DNA:
- a CDS encoding tyrosine--tRNA ligase, giving the protein MDTYDLITRNAEEVVTDEEVRDLAADPAGKRVYVGYEPSGVLHLGHLLTANKLIDLQEAGMDVVVLLADVHAYLNGKGTFEEIRDTAEQMKAQFVAYGLDEERSEFVYGSEFQLDEEYTLDLHELELSTTMNRAQRAMAEIQGDETAKVSHLVYPLMQALDIEYLDLDLAVGGLDQRKVHMLAREKLPELDYEVRPAIHTPIVADLTTGEGKMSSSEGVTISMEDSTAELEEKVNSAFCPPTRDPEGDLENPVLELFEYHVFPRFEEITVERPEKYGGDLTYESYEALAADLESGDLHPADAKSTLAASLDELIAPGREKLRELRA; this is encoded by the coding sequence ATGGACACCTACGACCTGATCACGCGAAACGCCGAGGAGGTCGTCACCGACGAGGAGGTTCGCGATCTCGCCGCGGATCCGGCGGGCAAGCGCGTCTACGTCGGCTACGAGCCCTCCGGCGTGCTCCATCTCGGCCACCTGCTGACGGCGAACAAACTCATCGACCTTCAGGAGGCCGGCATGGACGTCGTCGTCCTGCTCGCGGACGTCCACGCCTACCTCAACGGGAAAGGGACGTTCGAGGAGATCCGTGACACCGCCGAGCAGATGAAAGCCCAGTTCGTCGCCTACGGCCTCGACGAGGAGAGGTCGGAGTTCGTCTACGGCTCCGAGTTCCAGCTCGACGAGGAGTACACTCTCGATCTTCACGAACTCGAACTCTCGACGACGATGAACCGCGCCCAGCGTGCGATGGCCGAGATTCAGGGCGACGAGACGGCCAAGGTGAGCCACCTCGTCTACCCGCTGATGCAGGCGCTTGACATCGAGTACCTCGACCTCGACCTCGCGGTCGGCGGCCTGGACCAGCGGAAGGTCCACATGCTCGCCCGCGAGAAGCTTCCCGAACTCGACTACGAGGTTCGGCCCGCCATCCACACACCGATCGTCGCCGACCTCACCACCGGCGAGGGGAAGATGTCCTCGAGCGAGGGCGTGACAATCTCGATGGAAGATTCCACCGCGGAACTCGAGGAGAAGGTCAACTCGGCGTTCTGTCCGCCGACGCGCGACCCTGAAGGCGACCTCGAGAACCCCGTGCTCGAACTGTTCGAGTACCACGTGTTCCCGCGGTTCGAGGAGATCACCGTCGAGCGACCCGAGAAGTACGGCGGCGACCTCACCTACGAATCCTACGAGGCCCTCGCCGCGGACCTCGAATCCGGCGACCTCCACCCCGCCGACGCGAAGAGCACGCTGGCGGCGTCTCTCGACGAACTGATCGCACCCGGTCGCGAGAAACTGCGCGAACTGCGAGCCTGA
- a CDS encoding universal stress protein, which yields MYDCILVPTDGSEEGEYALEYAFDLARAHDATVRVLYVVNVAGYGGLPMETAWEGISDALYTEGEGAVERAKELAPDDVEVETSVREGAPSRTIIERAAPENCDLVVMGTHGRGGIDRLLLGSVAERVVRRADVPVLTVRVGDEKGDEAAERSPVAVE from the coding sequence ATGTACGACTGTATCCTCGTCCCGACCGACGGGTCGGAAGAGGGCGAGTACGCCCTCGAGTACGCGTTCGACCTCGCGCGCGCCCACGACGCAACGGTTCGCGTGCTGTACGTCGTCAACGTCGCCGGCTACGGCGGCCTTCCCATGGAGACGGCGTGGGAAGGGATCAGCGACGCACTGTACACGGAAGGCGAAGGCGCCGTTGAACGAGCCAAGGAACTCGCACCGGACGACGTCGAAGTCGAAACCAGCGTGCGCGAGGGGGCACCGAGTCGAACGATCATCGAACGGGCGGCCCCCGAGAACTGCGATCTCGTCGTGATGGGCACCCACGGCCGCGGCGGCATCGATCGACTCCTCCTGGGGAGCGTCGCGGAACGGGTCGTCCGCCGGGCCGACGTCCCCGTGCTTACGGTCCGGGTCGGCGACGAGAAAGGCGACGAGGCGGCCGAACGGTCACCCGTCGCCGTCGAGTAA
- a CDS encoding 4-phosphopantoate--beta-alanine ligase codes for MTDYETVSAEVEDEEEIPEDHPRYQDLLTRHRIEEGVEKGITHLQGMHAEGRGSAFDYLLGEETIPSADEAERVAAAHLLLADRPVLSINGNVAALVPGEMVALAEVTGADLEVNLFNRTPERIAAIADHLREHGAEAVKGLEADARIPNLDHQRAKVDADGIYAADVVLVPLEDGDRAEALDEMNKTEIVIDLNPLSRSPQVADVPIVDNIIRAVPNMTAHARDLAAADEDELRGIVEGFDRERALENAEDRIRNGV; via the coding sequence GTGACCGATTACGAGACCGTCTCTGCAGAGGTCGAGGACGAGGAAGAGATCCCGGAGGACCACCCCAGATACCAGGATCTCCTCACTCGCCACCGGATCGAGGAGGGCGTCGAGAAGGGGATCACCCACCTCCAGGGAATGCACGCCGAAGGCCGCGGGAGCGCCTTCGACTACCTGCTCGGCGAGGAGACGATTCCCAGCGCGGACGAGGCCGAACGCGTGGCCGCCGCGCACCTGCTGCTCGCCGATCGGCCGGTCCTCTCGATCAACGGCAACGTGGCGGCGCTCGTCCCCGGCGAGATGGTCGCCCTCGCCGAGGTGACCGGGGCCGACCTCGAGGTGAACCTGTTCAACCGGACGCCCGAACGGATCGCGGCGATCGCCGACCACCTTCGCGAGCACGGTGCCGAGGCGGTCAAGGGGCTGGAGGCCGACGCCCGGATCCCGAACCTCGACCACCAGCGCGCGAAAGTCGACGCCGACGGGATCTACGCGGCCGACGTCGTCCTCGTCCCGCTGGAGGACGGCGATCGGGCGGAGGCGTTAGACGAGATGAACAAGACCGAGATCGTGATCGATCTCAATCCCCTCTCGCGATCGCCGCAGGTCGCAGACGTACCGATCGTCGACAACATCATTCGCGCGGTGCCGAACATGACCGCACACGCGCGGGATCTGGCGGCTGCCGACGAGGACGAACTGCGGGGAATCGTCGAGGGATTCGATCGAGAGCGTGCCCTCGAGAACGCGGAAGACCGGATTCGAAACGGTGTCTGA
- a CDS encoding HalOD1 output domain-containing protein has product MGYFSVTKNTTISPRHRGPLVVSIDRQRLVADIEDADPADIEPIYDCIGGLIAALFSSPPPAAADAELEFTYRGYRIHVSQDGTTTVRHAT; this is encoded by the coding sequence GTGGGGTACTTCTCCGTCACCAAAAATACAACCATTTCTCCTCGACACCGTGGCCCGCTCGTCGTTTCGATCGATCGTCAACGACTCGTCGCCGATATCGAAGACGCCGATCCAGCGGACATCGAACCGATCTACGACTGTATCGGCGGGCTGATCGCCGCCCTCTTCTCGTCGCCGCCGCCAGCAGCGGCCGACGCGGAACTGGAGTTCACCTACCGGGGATACCGGATTCACGTCTCCCAAGACGGGACCACCACCGTTCGTCACGCGACGTGA
- a CDS encoding pantoate kinase gives MREEATAFVPGHITGFFSAHPAEDPTKAGSRGAGLTLTDGVEVTVEPATESDPTVVLDGEPIDVEPVTTVLKALDAPAHVEAESDLPIGAGFGVSGAMALGTALAANHVFERKLSRNELVTIAHGAEVQAGTGLGDVVAQAHGGVPIRLEPGGPQDNKLDAIPARARVEYVTFGQLSTAEVLSGDTDQLTAAGKEALSRVVEEPTLLSFMYASRTFAREADLLTEDVVGSIRDVAAVDGQASMAMLGETVFALGTGLSDAGYEPAVCATHPAGAVIK, from the coding sequence ATGCGCGAGGAGGCGACGGCGTTCGTTCCGGGGCACATCACGGGCTTTTTCAGTGCGCATCCGGCCGAGGATCCGACGAAGGCTGGCTCCCGTGGAGCGGGACTGACGCTCACGGACGGGGTCGAGGTCACCGTCGAACCCGCCACGGAATCGGACCCGACAGTCGTACTGGACGGCGAACCGATCGACGTCGAACCGGTGACGACGGTGCTCAAGGCCCTCGATGCACCGGCCCACGTCGAAGCCGAGTCGGACCTGCCGATCGGTGCTGGATTCGGCGTCTCCGGGGCGATGGCGCTCGGGACGGCACTCGCAGCGAACCACGTCTTCGAGCGGAAACTCTCGCGAAACGAACTGGTGACGATCGCTCATGGCGCGGAGGTCCAGGCCGGCACCGGTCTCGGCGACGTGGTCGCACAGGCCCACGGCGGCGTACCAATTCGGCTCGAACCCGGCGGCCCGCAGGACAACAAACTCGACGCGATCCCCGCCCGCGCACGTGTCGAATACGTTACGTTCGGCCAGTTGTCGACGGCGGAGGTGCTCTCCGGCGACACGGACCAGTTGACGGCCGCCGGCAAGGAGGCGCTCTCCCGCGTCGTCGAGGAACCGACGCTCCTGTCGTTCATGTACGCGTCCCGGACCTTCGCCCGCGAAGCGGACCTGCTCACCGAGGACGTCGTCGGATCGATCAGGGACGTCGCGGCGGTCGACGGCCAGGCGTCGATGGCGATGCTCGGCGAGACGGTGTTCGCACTCGGTACGGGGCTGTCCGACGCCGGCTACGAACCGGCGGTCTGTGCGACCCATCCCGCCGGTGCTGTCATCAAGTGA
- a CDS encoding DUF1508 domain-containing protein, with translation MSFKTDLHQDLFRLYERYVGEPDSKKDVYGYWLFILGYVIGAAGVFTFVLGYAGNADSYTLIRISGVTAATGLAFCLFGIVLMLPVRRRGIQAGALGLAVALGGVVFFGYAYPYNWRELGADYSVEVITVYTIGIGIIAGVTALVPILTGRKGMFVEEEGTTEDPPILTGDALEGAQFAVFRDENGDWTWNVLHLEALAGTESSAVTRPDAREGIERVKSQISSAGLMELTTSAFRLYEGRDGTWQWALARDDGSIVGTCAGEFDQRDAAENSVSFLKDRGPKADVIEIDDAAFTYTEERDQWFWKLVDDERNPLAAGEDGYHTQERAEEAARTFAERYDQARLLDIEHVGVELHERGDDWTWRIVDDADDVVATCTDAFGSRRGAEEAAEALLPELGSAAITVAGEPTYEHYQSRDEWHWRLVDENEHVVAQSPEGVADHDDSERRAEALQTNARDADVAEIETAEYEVFPAAQKLTFDEDDDLSMSANDQSVVTDGGTAAADGEDTTEWQWRLVTSDREIIAGSREPCGSPEAAEDAIDRVREQANEADLIEFENAAFQVYEADDGEWRWRLIDEDGNVLADSGEEHTSRSEAAEAMMTLKEQAPDAELLEIETAAFELFVNEDDEWGWRLIDEGGKLVAEDPSTHPTRDDAREAMNRLLEHLDSNVRTMDRAIFQPYADDDWHWRFVLPSGETVAVEGEEHPTRDELVDSIDSIREAAASAQAYTVGDVAVQLYGSNEWRFRLLDRDREEIADADGSYADRDAALAAVEELTAHADEAPIFAIEEAAIRLDSSEGWTWDLVDRDREVIASGVGTASNKEAVMSDIETVRDLAPIAGRVDFDVASFELVADEDDEWRWRLLDEDGRTVATGNESHVSNEAAREAIEDVRSLIEKASILEIDSVSFELHSAEDEDGWVWRLVDEYGTSMAESTQTYEARTEAREAMNNVKAHAPEGWITFTE, from the coding sequence ATGTCCTTCAAGACTGACCTTCATCAAGACCTGTTTCGGTTGTACGAACGATACGTCGGCGAACCCGACTCAAAGAAGGACGTATACGGCTACTGGCTGTTCATTCTCGGCTACGTCATCGGTGCCGCGGGCGTGTTCACGTTCGTCCTCGGCTACGCGGGGAACGCCGACTCCTATACTCTGATCAGGATATCCGGCGTGACGGCCGCGACGGGACTCGCGTTCTGTCTGTTCGGGATCGTACTCATGTTGCCGGTCCGGCGACGCGGTATTCAGGCAGGGGCGCTGGGACTGGCTGTCGCCCTGGGAGGCGTCGTCTTCTTCGGATACGCCTATCCGTACAACTGGCGGGAACTCGGGGCCGACTACAGCGTCGAGGTGATCACGGTATACACGATCGGTATCGGGATCATCGCGGGCGTGACGGCACTCGTTCCGATCCTCACGGGGCGGAAAGGGATGTTCGTCGAAGAGGAAGGCACGACCGAAGACCCGCCGATCCTGACCGGCGACGCGCTCGAAGGAGCCCAGTTCGCGGTCTTCCGGGACGAGAACGGTGACTGGACGTGGAACGTCCTTCACCTCGAGGCGCTCGCGGGAACCGAGAGCAGCGCCGTCACCCGCCCCGACGCGCGGGAGGGGATCGAACGCGTCAAGTCCCAGATCAGTTCCGCCGGTCTGATGGAGCTGACGACCTCGGCGTTCCGCCTCTACGAGGGCCGCGACGGCACCTGGCAGTGGGCGCTCGCCCGCGACGACGGCAGCATCGTCGGCACCTGTGCAGGCGAGTTCGACCAGCGAGACGCGGCCGAGAACTCGGTGAGCTTTCTGAAGGACCGGGGCCCGAAGGCCGACGTCATCGAGATCGACGACGCTGCCTTCACCTACACCGAGGAGCGCGACCAGTGGTTCTGGAAACTCGTCGACGACGAGCGAAACCCGCTGGCCGCGGGCGAGGACGGCTACCACACGCAGGAACGCGCCGAAGAAGCCGCCCGGACGTTCGCCGAGCGGTACGATCAGGCGCGGCTGCTCGACATCGAGCACGTCGGCGTCGAACTCCACGAGCGAGGGGACGACTGGACGTGGCGGATCGTCGACGACGCGGACGACGTCGTCGCGACCTGTACCGACGCGTTCGGCTCGCGACGCGGCGCGGAGGAGGCCGCCGAGGCGCTGCTCCCGGAACTCGGATCGGCTGCGATCACCGTCGCCGGCGAACCGACCTACGAGCACTACCAGTCCCGCGACGAGTGGCACTGGCGGCTGGTCGACGAGAACGAACACGTCGTCGCCCAGTCTCCCGAGGGGGTGGCCGATCACGACGACTCGGAGCGACGCGCCGAGGCCCTCCAGACGAACGCCCGCGACGCGGACGTCGCCGAGATCGAAACTGCGGAGTACGAGGTGTTCCCCGCGGCCCAGAAGCTGACGTTCGACGAGGACGACGACCTGTCGATGAGCGCGAACGACCAGTCGGTGGTCACCGACGGCGGAACGGCCGCGGCCGACGGCGAGGACACGACCGAGTGGCAGTGGCGACTCGTCACCAGCGATCGCGAGATCATCGCCGGGAGCAGGGAGCCTTGCGGCAGTCCCGAGGCGGCGGAGGACGCGATCGATCGGGTCCGCGAACAGGCCAACGAGGCGGACCTCATCGAGTTCGAGAACGCGGCGTTCCAGGTGTACGAGGCCGACGACGGCGAGTGGCGCTGGCGGCTGATCGACGAGGACGGCAACGTGCTCGCCGACAGCGGCGAGGAACACACCTCCCGGAGCGAGGCCGCGGAGGCGATGATGACGCTGAAAGAGCAGGCTCCCGACGCGGAACTGCTCGAGATCGAGACCGCGGCGTTCGAACTGTTCGTCAACGAGGACGACGAGTGGGGCTGGCGGCTGATCGACGAGGGCGGCAAACTCGTCGCCGAGGATCCGTCGACCCACCCGACTCGCGATGACGCACGCGAGGCGATGAACCGGCTGCTCGAACACCTCGACTCGAACGTTCGAACGATGGATCGGGCCATCTTCCAGCCGTACGCGGACGACGATTGGCACTGGCGGTTCGTCCTTCCGTCGGGCGAGACCGTCGCCGTCGAAGGCGAGGAGCATCCGACTCGCGACGAACTGGTCGACAGTATCGACTCGATCCGCGAGGCGGCCGCGTCCGCCCAGGCCTACACGGTCGGTGACGTCGCCGTCCAGCTCTACGGCAGCAACGAGTGGCGGTTCCGGCTCCTCGATCGGGACCGCGAGGAAATCGCCGACGCGGACGGCTCCTACGCCGACCGCGACGCCGCACTCGCGGCCGTGGAAGAACTCACGGCCCACGCCGACGAGGCCCCGATCTTCGCGATCGAAGAGGCCGCGATCCGCCTCGACAGCAGCGAGGGCTGGACGTGGGACCTGGTCGATCGGGACCGCGAGGTCATCGCGAGCGGCGTCGGCACGGCGTCGAACAAGGAGGCGGTCATGTCCGACATCGAGACCGTCCGCGATCTCGCGCCGATCGCCGGCCGCGTCGACTTCGACGTCGCCTCGTTCGAACTGGTCGCGGACGAGGACGACGAGTGGCGCTGGCGGCTGCTCGACGAGGACGGCCGGACCGTCGCGACCGGCAACGAGAGCCACGTCTCGAACGAGGCCGCCCGCGAGGCGATCGAGGACGTCCGCTCGCTGATCGAGAAAGCGAGCATCCTCGAGATCGACAGCGTCTCCTTCGAACTCCACAGCGCGGAGGACGAGGACGGCTGGGTGTGGCGGCTGGTCGACGAGTACGGCACCTCGATGGCCGAGAGCACCCAGACCTACGAGGCCAGAACGGAGGCGCGCGAGGCGATGAACAACGTGAAGGCCCACGCGCCCGAGGGCTGGATCACGTTCACCGAGTGA
- a CDS encoding DUF7504 family protein — MPADTPRYVHLEEGPPLGGQIVRAISSIVDEDRDELAPLHGTIDPEALETVVRDEPTQFVSVVYEGFHVTILNGTRLVVRDTDSIYAELAGVSNVLVPTTDRTDACTELLTPYPPEWENVLSVSFDDPTVHLEGHPAETGIVTVGGFTRSTSQSSTAPARTSGAPDLPSVASVADPTDLSALESAIADQLSAWEGTQNPTVVCFHSITELLQHVDSTAARRFLEALTREISAADAIAHYHVDADSCPGPELDALESIVDVTVERGATDLRVREP; from the coding sequence ATGCCAGCCGACACCCCCCGCTACGTACACCTCGAAGAAGGCCCACCGCTCGGAGGACAGATCGTTCGGGCTATCTCGTCGATCGTCGACGAGGACCGCGACGAGCTAGCGCCGCTTCACGGGACCATCGATCCGGAGGCGCTGGAGACCGTCGTCCGTGACGAGCCCACGCAGTTCGTTTCCGTCGTCTACGAGGGGTTTCACGTGACCATCTTGAACGGGACGCGACTGGTCGTCCGGGACACGGACTCGATTTACGCGGAACTCGCCGGCGTCTCGAACGTGCTCGTGCCGACGACGGATCGAACCGACGCGTGCACCGAACTCCTGACCCCGTATCCGCCGGAGTGGGAGAACGTTCTCAGCGTCTCGTTCGACGACCCGACCGTTCATCTCGAGGGCCATCCGGCCGAAACGGGAATCGTCACCGTCGGCGGATTCACCCGCTCTACATCGCAGTCCTCGACGGCACCGGCTCGAACGTCCGGGGCACCCGACCTCCCGTCGGTCGCCTCGGTCGCGGATCCGACCGACCTGTCGGCGCTCGAATCCGCGATTGCCGATCAGCTCTCGGCGTGGGAGGGAACCCAGAACCCGACCGTCGTCTGCTTCCACTCGATCACCGAACTGTTACAGCACGTCGATTCGACGGCTGCACGACGGTTTCTCGAGGCGCTCACTCGGGAAATCAGTGCTGCCGACGCGATCGCACACTACCACGTCGACGCCGACTCCTGTCCCGGGCCCGAGCTGGACGCGCTCGAATCGATCGTCGACGTGACCGTCGAACGGGGAGCGACCGACCTCCGAGTCCGAGAGCCCTAG
- a CDS encoding biotin--[acetyl-CoA-carboxylase] ligase, which yields MNETRRAILAAIGDGPLSGPELAAELDVSRAAVWKHIEALREAGFEIESGPDGYDLAGVTAYNGPAVEYGLDAPFTIEYHDSIGNTNDRARELAAEGAADVAVLADEQTGGRGRLEREWSSPSGGVWVSVVSRPAITPARAPLYTLAASVAITQAAREAGVDARIKWPNDVIVPIDGTDYRKLAGILTEMEGETDRVEWLVVGIGVNANIDADDLPETATSIRAEAGDVDRRRFVQRLLEAFDRYRSDLESVVPAWREHALTLGQRVRIDRPTGDLVGEAIDVTDSGALVVETDDGRETVSAGDCEHLRPV from the coding sequence ATGAACGAGACGCGACGGGCGATCCTCGCGGCGATCGGCGACGGGCCGCTATCGGGCCCGGAACTGGCCGCCGAACTGGACGTCTCGCGAGCGGCCGTCTGGAAGCACATCGAGGCGCTCCGCGAGGCTGGCTTCGAGATCGAGAGCGGTCCCGACGGCTACGACCTCGCCGGGGTCACGGCCTACAACGGCCCGGCGGTCGAGTACGGACTCGACGCACCGTTCACGATCGAGTACCACGACTCGATCGGGAACACGAACGATCGGGCGCGCGAACTGGCGGCGGAGGGGGCCGCGGACGTCGCCGTCCTCGCTGACGAGCAGACCGGCGGGCGCGGCCGCCTCGAACGCGAGTGGTCCTCCCCCTCGGGTGGTGTCTGGGTAAGCGTCGTCTCGCGACCGGCGATCACGCCGGCGAGGGCGCCGCTGTACACGCTCGCCGCCTCGGTCGCGATCACGCAGGCGGCCCGCGAGGCGGGCGTCGACGCGCGGATCAAGTGGCCGAACGACGTGATCGTCCCGATCGACGGGACCGACTACCGGAAACTCGCGGGCATCCTCACGGAGATGGAAGGGGAGACGGACCGTGTCGAGTGGCTCGTCGTCGGGATCGGCGTCAACGCGAATATCGACGCCGACGATCTGCCCGAGACGGCCACCAGTATCCGCGCCGAGGCCGGCGACGTCGATCGCCGGCGCTTCGTCCAACGACTTCTGGAGGCGTTCGACCGGTACCGATCGGACCTCGAGTCGGTCGTGCCGGCCTGGCGCGAGCACGCGCTGACGCTCGGCCAGCGGGTGCGGATCGATCGGCCGACCGGCGACCTCGTGGGGGAGGCGATCGACGTGACCGACTCGGGTGCGCTCGTCGTCGAGACCGACGACGGACGGGAGACCGTCTCCGCGGGCGACTGCGAGCACCTCCGCCCGGTCTGA
- a CDS encoding bifunctional metallophosphatase/5'-nucleotidase: MGKHTDRPDSDAYEIGRRNVLSGAIGGIAVGLGVAGTTTASAQSDPTVTVLHDTHFHGRFGDPTDDGTMDIARYQTLVDKRRTARENAVFLGIGDDIAPSIMGLAYEGAHMIEALNYMDPLAVGAGNHEFDFGIDVAVDRFAESEFPWVVANLLTPEDEPVPETERWITRDVGDITLGIFGSGVGAFHDITDYPDDYRALDPVEASREATAALRDAGADVVVLASHANHSTHYDIAEAVDDLDAIVGSHSEVVFDEPETHAGTLISEFGDEFDHLGELTLDADGNLVDWDRHDPDPADLDPDEGMAAIVADWRTALEEEYGREYFASDVALDARFDTNYARESELGNLICDLMMEYAEEHADGVEQVDVALQNAGGIRSNRVYGPGPITGLAWLDVLPFPNTIVTMEVDGSTVEEILESQIAALPWSAFGAQQSVQVGGVQYEWTGHFGDGSVENVYVQGAPLDREATYTFTTNDYVAGFDEFDDAEVIHESDDFLGFITLEMLEEKGAVSPSVDHRIQRVDEDVDSLTDLVRRRGRTSVRFDAPESQTAIEGESFYAVNQNGERLDATRTDLEDDDLWVSFPTERLQQLAAGRGDQDVRVFGGFDPDESWYGYEDDGELLELPVAAAWDHFVMKGDVDDEAIRGRGP; the protein is encoded by the coding sequence ATGGGAAAGCACACGGACCGACCCGATTCGGACGCGTACGAGATCGGCCGGCGAAACGTTCTTTCGGGAGCGATCGGTGGGATCGCAGTCGGACTCGGGGTCGCGGGAACCACCACTGCGAGTGCCCAGTCCGACCCGACGGTAACCGTTCTCCACGATACGCACTTCCACGGACGCTTCGGGGATCCGACCGACGACGGGACGATGGACATCGCCCGGTATCAGACTCTCGTCGACAAACGGCGTACGGCCCGGGAGAACGCCGTCTTCCTCGGGATCGGCGACGACATCGCACCCTCGATCATGGGACTGGCCTACGAGGGCGCGCACATGATCGAGGCGCTGAACTACATGGATCCGCTCGCGGTCGGCGCCGGGAATCACGAGTTCGACTTCGGAATCGACGTGGCCGTCGACCGGTTTGCGGAAAGCGAGTTCCCGTGGGTCGTCGCCAACCTCCTCACCCCCGAGGACGAACCCGTTCCGGAGACGGAACGGTGGATTACCCGAGACGTCGGTGATATTACGCTCGGAATCTTCGGCAGCGGTGTCGGTGCCTTCCACGACATCACCGACTACCCGGACGACTACCGGGCGCTCGATCCGGTCGAGGCGAGCCGGGAGGCGACGGCCGCACTCAGGGACGCTGGTGCCGACGTCGTCGTCCTCGCCTCGCACGCGAATCACTCGACGCACTACGACATCGCCGAGGCCGTCGACGATCTGGACGCGATCGTCGGCTCTCACTCCGAGGTCGTCTTCGACGAACCCGAGACCCACGCGGGCACGCTCATCAGCGAGTTCGGCGACGAGTTCGACCACCTCGGCGAACTCACGCTCGATGCTGACGGAAATCTCGTGGACTGGGACCGACACGATCCCGATCCCGCGGACCTCGACCCCGACGAGGGCATGGCCGCGATCGTCGCCGACTGGCGAACCGCCCTGGAGGAGGAGTACGGTCGAGAGTACTTCGCCTCCGACGTCGCCCTCGACGCCCGATTCGACACCAACTACGCGCGGGAGAGCGAGTTGGGGAATCTGATCTGTGACCTCATGATGGAGTACGCCGAGGAACACGCCGACGGCGTCGAGCAGGTCGACGTCGCACTGCAGAACGCCGGCGGGATCCGATCGAATCGGGTGTACGGGCCCGGCCCCATCACGGGGCTCGCGTGGCTCGACGTGCTTCCCTTCCCCAACACGATCGTCACCATGGAAGTCGACGGGAGCACCGTCGAAGAGATCCTCGAGAGTCAGATCGCGGCGCTCCCGTGGTCCGCGTTCGGTGCACAGCAGTCCGTCCAGGTCGGCGGCGTCCAGTACGAGTGGACCGGCCACTTCGGTGACGGGTCGGTCGAGAACGTCTACGTGCAGGGTGCGCCCCTCGACCGGGAGGCGACGTACACGTTCACGACGAACGACTACGTCGCCGGATTCGACGAGTTCGACGACGCCGAGGTGATCCACGAGTCCGACGACTTCCTCGGGTTCATCACCCTCGAGATGCTCGAAGAGAAGGGCGCGGTATCGCCCTCCGTCGACCATCGCATCCAACGGGTCGACGAGGACGTCGACTCCCTCACGGACCTGGTACGCCGTCGCGGTCGGACGAGCGTCCGCTTCGACGCGCCCGAGAGCCAGACTGCTATCGAAGGCGAGTCGTTCTACGCGGTGAACCAGAACGGCGAACGTCTGGACGCGACCCGTACCGACCTCGAGGACGACGATCTGTGGGTCAGTTTCCCCACCGAACGGTTACAGCAACTCGCTGCGGGTCGCGGCGACCAGGACGTTCGGGTGTTCGGCGGGTTCGACCCGGACGAATCGTGGTACGGGTACGAGGACGACGGCGAACTCCTCGAATTGCCCGTCGCGGCGGCCTGGGACCACTTCGTGATGAAAGGTGACGTCGACGACGAGGCCATTCGAGGTCGCGGACCGTGA
- a CDS encoding DUF1059 domain-containing protein encodes MVTERYRFECHDVADCDVVVYSEFEESIYEAARSHLKDVHGRDVTDEDVAPYIEEL; translated from the coding sequence ATGGTCACGGAACGGTATCGATTCGAATGCCACGACGTCGCCGACTGCGACGTGGTCGTCTACAGCGAGTTCGAGGAGTCGATATACGAGGCTGCACGGTCCCACCTGAAGGACGTCCATGGGCGGGACGTCACCGACGAAGACGTCGCGCCATATATCGAGGAACTCTGA